GACGACGTCCGGTTCGGAAGGGGCCCAGTAATGAAACGACTGATTGCCGCAATCGCCACTGCCACAGCAGCGTTGGTGCTGGCCGCGCCGGCACACGCCGATCCCGACACCGACTTCGCCAACGAGTTGCACACGTACGGGATCTACGGGCAGAAGGACTACAACGCCTGGATCGGCAAGATCACCTGCAAGCGGCAGCGCAACGGCGTCGACAAGAGTGCGCACGACTCGGCGCGGTTCGTCCAGGCTCAGCTGGACAAGGAGCAGGACAGCACCGAGCAGTCCTATCAGTTCCTGGCCGCGGCACTGCGGTTCTACTGCCCGGACCTGCTGCCGATCC
The window above is part of the Mycolicibacterium rutilum genome. Proteins encoded here:
- a CDS encoding DUF732 domain-containing protein — encoded protein: MKRLIAAIATATAALVLAAPAHADPDTDFANELHTYGIYGQKDYNAWIGKITCKRQRNGVDKSAHDSARFVQAQLDKEQDSTEQSYQFLAAALRFYCPDLLPILDQAR